The genomic segment AAACTCATTGTAAAGCCCCCTTGTATAAAATTATATATATCTAAAAATGAATTAAATATGTTGTATACTATAAATAATATAATGCTATATTATTTTAAAAATAAGTATATATCATTTGTAAAAAATTCAAATTTAGTATATCCATATTACTATATAATTGCTGAAAAATCTAGTAAAGTTTAGAATTTAGCAAAAATATTTTGATTTTTTTATGGATATATTAAGAAAATTTACGAAATAGTAATCAAAGTAGATAATATAATCGTTTGGTTTATGAACGAAAAAGAGATAAATAAATGGAACATTTTTATTATTTACAATCTAAGTACTTTTTAGGAATTTATTTCAAGGAAACAGCATATATTTTATAGGTAAAAATATTTGAGAGGTATTTATGTCTATTTATTTTGATTTAAAAACTATTAATGAACTTACAGGAAGCAATTCGTATAGGCAGCCTAAAGAACTTACATTAGATGATTTATCACAATATGATGGAAGAGGAGGAAAACCTGCGTATGTAGCTATAGAAGGTGTCGTTTATGATGTAAGCAATGAATCAAATTGGAGCGGAGGGACACACTATGGTCTTAATGCAGGTCAAGATTTAACAGACCAATTTAATTCTTGTCATGGAATGATGCAAATTCTTAATAATGCACCTAAAGTTGGCATATTAGTAGATGATAATAACATGAGTAACATGAATTTTGATATCAATGAAAATATGAAGAGGCAAGTTAAGCAAAATACATCGAATTTTAGACCAGATGATTGGATTAGATATGTTGAGCCAATAGTGAGTTATTCTTTGAGTGACAATAATCAGGGAACTGGATTGCAAGGTGCTGGAGCACGACGCTCATATCAAAAAGCTATTTTACTAGGAGTGCTTGTTGGCTTAGGAAGAACTCCTCAGGAAGCAATTACACAAGTTCAACAGTGGCAGAATACAGGAGCAACTACTTTATTAGGAGGACCAAGTACCGGAGGAACAACAAGCGGTGGCACAGGAACTGGAGGAACAACAGGCGGTGGCATGGGAACTGGAGGAACAACAGGCGGTGGCATGGGAACTGGAGGAACAACAGGCGGTGGCATGGGAACCGGAGGAACAACAGGCGGTGGCATGGGAACTGGAGGAACAACAGGCGGCGGCATGGGAACTGGAGGAACAACAGGCGGCGGCATGGGAACTGGAGGAACAACAGGCGGCGGCATGGGAACTGGAGGAACAACAGGCGGCGGCATGGGAACTGGAGGAACAACAGGCGGCGGCATCGGAACTGGAGGAACAACAGGCGGTGGCATGGGAACTGGAGGAACAACAGGCGGTGGCATGGGAACCGGAGGAACAACAGGCGGTGGCGCAGGAACTGGAGGCACCACTAGAGGTGAATCAATAGTAAGAAATAGACTTTTTTTTGATTAGATTAAATATTAAAAGCATAAAGGATGTGATATTATTCATATCCTTTTTGAGCATAAAGATAAGTTTGTTTAGTATATTAATTTACAATATAGATTTTACTTATGATTAAACTAACATTCTTTCAATTTTGTTGATTAATTCCATAGGTAAATCACCTCTTAATGATCTTTCTAGCAAATTTGGATTTTTTATGTCATTTGTTAATAGAAATTTTTCTATTAGCGCTGCTTCTTTTTTTCTGTTAGGATCTAATTGATAGAGTACATACCAATCTTCCAAGGACATTAAAGGAATATCTATCCCATTAATTTTCGTTGATTCTGAGATTGAATCAGAATGAAAAATATATTTGAACGTACCATCTCTATGATTAATCTTTAATCCAGCTATTATGTTAATCTCAGAGCCTTCTATAATAGATCTATAAAAATATTTTGGTGAATATAATTTGCTTTCTTTGTTTGGTTTTTCATTGTTTATACCTTTAAGCATTTCATCAATTT from the Clostridium beijerinckii genome contains:
- a CDS encoding cytochrome b5 domain-containing protein, with the translated sequence MSIYFDLKTINELTGSNSYRQPKELTLDDLSQYDGRGGKPAYVAIEGVVYDVSNESNWSGGTHYGLNAGQDLTDQFNSCHGMMQILNNAPKVGILVDDNNMSNMNFDINENMKRQVKQNTSNFRPDDWIRYVEPIVSYSLSDNNQGTGLQGAGARRSYQKAILLGVLVGLGRTPQEAITQVQQWQNTGATTLLGGPSTGGTTSGGTGTGGTTGGGMGTGGTTGGGMGTGGTTGGGMGTGGTTGGGMGTGGTTGGGMGTGGTTGGGMGTGGTTGGGMGTGGTTGGGMGTGGTTGGGIGTGGTTGGGMGTGGTTGGGMGTGGTTGGGAGTGGTTRGESIVRNRLFFD